The Pelobates fuscus isolate aPelFus1 chromosome 2, aPelFus1.pri, whole genome shotgun sequence genome has a segment encoding these proteins:
- the LOC134586003 gene encoding putative nuclease HARBI1, whose protein sequence is MRTARSDGQSAALAVSDRHNNGSSKINIGRLASGVGTIQVVFCYIIYSNSIKKSNKTKKERAYLDGCESLYGVRHRHTWLAKGTSSTSVFMEAFGPIMLLLLKAEQEEQRKIKRPKRRKELKVVLPQKPKPKPPPAPTRKQQVLGVRRPRIFRERTGLEGMTDEEVVERYHLPKGAIMDLYELIRVDIDPLTQRSHAIPGMVKLLNCLHFFTSGSFQTKASAVGGVSQSTFSRFLVPVIQALKKHVHLFIGFPTDKSGWQSLKRGFYQIAGLPHVIGAVDCTHVALSAPHEREEIYRNKKGYHSVNVQIIADSHCKILSLFSAFPGSSNESFILRQSSVYEGFESGKIGGGWLVGGSFYTSLPWLLTPVTEPSTDADKLYNEAQSRTCSVIEKTFKLLKTRFKCLNKSGGGLQYDPTKVSDIIVACCILHNIAVQHNVPADYIVEKSRKLAKMPNTEPELSDSAQAVRSRIIKNYFSCKCQKFRSLYSLKGH, encoded by the exons ATGCGCACAGCGCGGAGTGACGGGCAGAGTGCGGCGCTGGCAGTGAGTGATCGTCATAACAATGGGAG CAGTAAGATCAATATTGGAAGATTGGCCAGTGGTGTAGGAACTATTCAAGTTGTATTCTGCTACATAATTTATTCAAACTCCattaaaaaaagtaacaaaacaaaaaaagaacgaGCTTACTTGGATGGCTGCGAGAGTTTGTACGGAGTGAGACACAGACATACCTGGCTAGCTAAAGGTACCTCATCCACGTCTGTCTTCATGGAAGCATTTGGGCCAATAATGCTGCTCTTGTTGAAAGCAGAACAGGAGGAACAGAGAAAGATTAAACGACCAAAACGTAGGAAGGAGCTGAAGGTAGTACTTCCCCAAAAACCTAAACCCAAACCCCCACCAGCACCTACACGAAAACAGCAAGTGCTTGGCGTCAGAAGACCTCGAATATTTCGAGAACGGACAGGTCTAGAAGGCATGACTGATGAGGAAGTTGTTGAAAGATATCATCTTCCCAAAGGTGCCATCATGGACTTGTATGAGCTAATCAGGGTTGATATTGACCCACTGACCCAACGCAGCCACGCTATTCCAGGGATGGTTAAACTATTAAACTGTTTGCACTTTTTTACTTCTGGGTCATTTCAGACCAAGGCATCCGCAGTGGGTGGAGTTTCCCAGTCAACTTTCTCCAGGTTTTTGGTGCCTGTCATACAGGCCTTGAAGAAACACGTCCATCTCTTTATTGGGTTCCCTACTGACAAATCTGGGTGGCAGTCATTAAAAAGGGGATTCTACCAGATTGCGGGACTACCACATGTCATAGGGGCAGTGGACTGTACCCACGTGGCTCTTTCAGCACCCCATGAAAGGGAGGAGATCTACCGAAATAAAAAGGGATACCATTCTGTAAATGTCCAAATTATTGCGGACAGTCACTGCAaaattttaagtttattttcagCTTTTCCCGGAAGCTCAAATGAAAGCTTTATATTACGACAGTCGTCCGTGTATGAAGGCTTTGAGAGTGGCAAGATTGGCGGTGGCTGGCTCGTTG GTGGTTCTTTTTATACATCTCTCCCATGGCTGCTGACCCCAGTGACGGAACCAAGTACAGATGCAGACAAGTTGTACAATGAAGCCCAATCTCGCACCTGTTCTGTAATTGAAAAAACATTTAAACTTCTGAAAACTCGATTCAAGTGTTTGAACAAATCTGGTGGTGGTCTGCAGTACGATCCTACCAAAGTGTCTGATATAATCGTGGCTTGCTGTATCTTACACAACATCGCTGTGCAGCACAACGTTCCAGCTGACTACATTGTCGAAAAAAGTAGGAAGCTTGCGAAGATGCCAAATACTGAGCCAGAGCTCAGTGACAGCGCACAAGCCGTGCGATCCAGGATAATCAAAAACTACTTCTCCTGTAAGTGCCAGAAATTCAGATCTCtgtattcattaaagggacattag